One genomic window of Aethina tumida isolate Nest 87 chromosome 3, icAetTumi1.1, whole genome shotgun sequence includes the following:
- the LOC109601186 gene encoding protein obstructor-E, which produces MSRLLHITVLLLLGVAIVSAARKAPAKDNRRKPVEDVEEDSQTSDQCPEPYGYFADAEQCDKYYECKDGQITEKLCPDGMVFNDFSSEYEKCDLPFNIDCSQRPKLQEPQPSEHCPRKHGYFAHEESNICDKFYYCVDGKFNMITCPSGLVYNDKAGICSWPDEAKKKGCSSEEVFQFECPKVNETVAATHPRYADPDDCQYFYVCINGDTPRRSGCKLGQAFDDVAKRCDWARKIPECADWYKGRLTDKQLDELENPPTPRPKATKVSRRKQRPRKPVVEEEEEE; this is translated from the exons ATGTCGCGACTTCTGCACATCACTGTCCTGCTACTCCTCGGCGTTG CCATTGTTTCGGCTGCCAGGAAGGCGCCAGCCAAAGACAATCGCAGGAAGCCCGTAGAAGATGTGGAGGAGGACTCCCAAACGTCAGACCAATGTCCGGAACCTTACGGTTACTTCGCCGATGCTGAACAATGCGACAAGTACTACGAGTGCAAAGATGGACAGATCACTGAGAAGCTGTGTCCGGATGGTATGGTCTTCAACGACTTCAGCTCCGAGTACGAGAAGTGCGACCTACCGTTCAACATTGACTGCAGTCAAAGACCTAAATTGC AGGAACCTCAACCAAGTGAGCATTGCCCAAGGAAGCACGGTTACTTTGCCCATGAAGAAAGCAACATCTGTGATAAGTTCTACTACTGCGTCGATGGCAAGTTCAACATGATCACCTGCCCAAGTGGACTCGTCTACAACGACAAAGCTGGAATCTGCTCCTGGCCAGATGAGGCCAAGAAGAAGGGCTGCTCTTCCGAAG AGGTGTTCCAATTCGAGTGCCCAAAGGTGAACGAGACTGTGGCCGCGACACACCCTCGCTACGCCGACCCCGACGACTGTCAATACTTTTACGTATGCATCAACGGCGACACACCCCGACGCAGCGGATGCAAACTGGGACAGGCGTTCGATGATGTTGCCAAACGTTGCGATTGGGCCCGTAAAATCCCTGAATG tgcTGATTGGTACAAAGGTCGTTTGACAGACAAGCAGTTGGATGAATTGGAAAATCCACCCACTCCAAGACCAAAGGCGACCAAAGTCAGCAGGAGGAAACAAAGGCCAAGGAAGCCGGTTGTTGAAGAGGAGGAAGAGGAGTAA
- the LOC109601184 gene encoding aquaporin — MGNFKETLGINELKTKNNNIWKALLAEFLGNLLLNLFGCGSVVNFHDDPRSTVLIALTFGFTIFIVVQSLGHVSGAHINPAVTCGMLATGNIKIIKGVLYIVVQCLGALAGSGILKALTPEALQETGLGITLVNVNKEVTPVQAFGIEFFLGFILVLTVCGVCDPNRPEAKAAAGLAIGLAVSVGHLAAIDFTGSSMNPARTFGSAVIANNWTDHWVYWVGPIFGGVVAALLYKHAFSAPSMGPLKIIERYTTVVTDEKELKRLDAKMDDNLA, encoded by the exons ATGGGGAACTTCAAAGAGACGCTGGGAATCAACGAACTGAAAACgaaaaacaacaacatatGGAAAGCACTACTGGCTGAATTCCTAGGCAATTTACTTCTTAACTTATTTGGCTGTGGATCAGTCGTTAACTTCCACGACGATCCACGTAGCACCGTACTAATTGCTTTAACATTCGGTTTCACAATCTTCATCGTGGTGCAG TCCCTGGGGCACGTCAGTGGGGCCCACATCAACCCCGCCGTCACCTGTGGCATGCTGGCGACAGGGAacatcaaaataatcaaaggGGTGCTCTACATCGTAGTCCAATGTCTTGGTGCCTTAGCAGGATCAGGAATCTTAAAG GCTTTAACACCTGAAGCCCTTCAAGAAACAGGCCTGGGCATCACCCTCGTAAACGTGAACAAGGAAGTGACGCCAGTACAAGCCTTCGGCATCGAGTTCTTCCTGGGCTTCATCCTGGTACTGACCGTTTGCGGAGTCTGCGACCCCAACAGGCCCGAAGCTAAGGCGGCTGCGGGCTTGGCAATCGGTCTGGCTGTTTCTGTAGGCCACTTGGCTGCTATTGACTTCACCGGCTCCAGCATGAACCCCGCACGTACCTTCGGATCTGCTGTCATTGCCAACAATTGGACGGATCACTGG GTGTACTGGGTGGGACCGATCTTCGGTGGAGTTGTGGCAGCTTTGTTGTACAAGCACGCCTTCTCCGCACCAAGCATGGGACCTCTCAAGATCATCGAAAGATACACCACTGTTGTAACTGACGAGAAAGAG CTCAAGAGATTGGACGCCAAAATGGATGACAATCTAGCTTAG
- the LOC109601183 gene encoding zinc finger protein 62 homolog isoform X1: MEGQYTEVLRNMKLCRFCLTDEGELINIYERPNKDNKLSVPLPLQIMACTAIEVFSGDGMPQLLCTSCRNLTQLAYNFKTNAKKADDCLKLFLATGQLNKPQLKPVQPPGESELPSPDKNLGKFLKLANDSGQPKKVIKSEIITLSFDNNSGEQVSQSIEIQGEHDAEIDSMEVDMQEDSQESFHVQKESQMQVRSNIYSCTECDRSFPLKQLLDLHMINHNRERHFKCDQCDKKFFNKFDLKKHQTTHNDDRPYTCVVCEKTFNRETQLRRHEKVHYDAPKFNCTECQRVFLTKHHFDVHMEKHRKKRPFECKKCNKSFVFKQGLERHEAVHDENKPHKCNYCESSFSTAIKLTRHITTHAGLRPYPCKLCGRTFLLSHHLTRHMRSHYVSTPEKSIGEHKCDICSMSFRRKDFLINHSAIHSMVNLRCVICNTSFETADLVKAHISTHLSDLPFPCEKCDYSFNTQEQLEEHELKHAEMEYEVQIEQEVLAEAKQGEGEDSADLGDGSDYEHADVEEFTLTNDLDDPQIIRRNKPAFVEFLKDEADSDHERTDANFIEEDEDQEEIEEIKPIVRTEGTKVYTRKTNVQRKIPPTINPEQVGVAPLEQITQPELLDNLNVSQHPVTTTPTTTTTTPPETTSNVKAGMKVQKFILTKNEMKEMAKKGLLEMKDGKIILKTRSQSFVNATLKQITPNDLEAMIEKNQNPKTYQNKMAEAKRIENSMVSFNVDLNFGESASTE, from the exons ATGGAAGGCCAATACACGGAGGTTTTGCGCAACATGAAACTATGCCGTTTCTGTTTAACGGACGAGGGCGAACTGATTAACATTTACGAGAGACCGAACAAAGACAACAAGCTCTCTGTACCGCTGCCGTTGCAGATTATGGCGTGCACGGCGATCGAG gtGTTTTCCGGAGATGGAATGCCACAACTTTTGTGCACAAGTTGCAGGAATCTCACCCAACTGgcgtataattttaaaacaaacgcCAAAAAGGCGGACGACTGTCTCAAATTATTTCTGGCCACCGGACAGTTGAACAAGCCACAGTTAAAGCCAGTTCAACCACCTGGCGAGAGTGAG ctTCCGTCTCCTGACAAAAACTTGGGCAAGTTCCTCAAATTAGCCAATGATTCAGGGCAGCCGAAAAAGGTTATCAAAAGTGAAATCATCACATTAAGCTTCGACAACAACTCAGGAGAACAGGTGTCCCAATcaattgaaatacaaggagaaCACGATGCAGAAATTGATTCCATGGAAGTCGACATGCAGGAAGATTCTCAGGAATCATTCCATGTACAAAAAGAGTCGCAG ATGCAGGTCCGTTCAAATATATACTCGTGCACCGAATGCGACCGTTCGTTCCCGCTGAAACAATTACTGGACCTCCACATGATCAACCACAACAGGGAGCGTCACTTCAAGTGCGACCAGTGCGACAAAAAGTTCTTCAACAAGTTTGACCTGAAGAAGCACCAGACCACGCACAACGACGACCGACCCTACACCTGCGTGGTGTGTGAAAAGACCTTCAACAGAGAAACGCAGCTGCGCCGCCACGAGAAAGTACACTACGACGCCCCCAAGTTCAACTGCACCGAATGCCAACGGGTGTTCTTGACCAAACACCACTTCGACGTGCACATGGAGAAGCACCGGAAAAAGCGGCCGTTCGAGTGCAAGAAGTGCAACAAGAGCTTCGTCTTCAAACAGGGCCTGGAACGGCACGAGGCCGTGCACGACGAGAACAAGCCGCACAAGTGCAACTACTGCGAGTCCAGCTTCTCCACCGCCATCAAGCTGACCCGGCACATAACCACGCACGCCGGCCTGCGACCCTACCCGTGCAAGTTGTGCGGAAGGACGTTCCTGCTGAGCCACCACCTGACGAGGCACATGCGCAGTCACTACGTGTCCACGCCGGAGAAGTCGATCGGCGAGCACAAGTGCGACATCTGCAGCATGTCGTTCAGGAGGAAGGACTTCCTCATCAACCACAGCGCCATCCACTCCATGGTCAACTTGCGCTGCGTCATCTGCAACACCAGCTTCGAAACCGCCGACCTGGTTAAGGCCCACATATCCACCCACCTTTCCGACCTGCCGTTCCCGTGCGAGAAGTGCGATTACTCGTTCAACACGCAGGAACAGTTGGAGGAGCACGAGCTGAAGCACGCGGAGATGGAGTACGAGGTGCAAATTGAACAGGAGGTTTTGGCCGAAGCCAAACAAGGGGAGGGTGAAGATTCGGCTGATCTTGGAGACGGGTCGGATTATGAGCATGCAGACGTCGAAGAGTTTACCCTGACAAACGACTTAGATGACCCACAAATTATAAGGAGGAACAAGCCTGCTTTCGTAGAATTTTTGAAGGATGAAGCTGACTCTGACCACGAACGTACCGATGCTAATTTCATTGAGGAAGATGAGGACCAGGAAGAAATAGAAGAAATCAAACCCATTGTAAGGACGGAAGGTACGAAAGTGTACACCAGAAAGACCAACGTACAAAGGAAGATCCCCCCAACTATAAACCCTGAACAAGTCGGAGTAGCTCCCCTGGAACAGATCACCCAACCGGAGTTGCttgataatttgaatgtttcaCAACATCCTGTCACCACCAccccaacaacaacaacaacaacaccaCCAGAAACTACCAGCAACGTAAAGGCAGGTATGAAAGTACAAAAGTTCATACTAACGAAAAACGAAATGAAGGAGATGGCGAAGAAAGGCCTGCTAGAAATGAAAGACGGCAAAATTATACTGAAAACCCGCAGCCAATCGTTCGTAAATGCCACACTTAAGCAAATCACCCCCAACGATTTGGAGGCGATGATCGAGAAAAATCAAAATCCCAAGACCTATCAGAATAAAATGGCAGAGGCTAAACGCATTGAAAATTCGATGGTTAGTTTTAACGTTGATCTCAACTTTGGCGAGTCTGCttccactgaataa
- the LOC109601180 gene encoding protein obstructor-E, protein MSYLKRCLMAVFIVGASAQFKCPQRTGFFPDPDQCDLYYICSQGSYEEKLCPDGLVFDDTDPNHERCDIPANVECGDRVDLQEPKPSKGCPRANGYYRHPDPEACDKFYNCVDGVPHELPCPPGLIYDDTASTCAWPTASKRQDCFKSKKDSLDDGFSCPDGEVTGPDGRRLPHPTFAHPDDCQKFYICRNGVQPQKGSCSYGYVYNEDTFTCDDPANVEGCENYYKDKENKKKP, encoded by the exons ATGTCGTACCTGAAGAGGTGTTTGATGGCTGTTTTCATTGTGG GTGCAAGTGCCCAATTCAAGTGTCCCCAAAGGACGGGATTCTTCCCAGATCCGGACCAGTGCGACCTTTACTACATCTGCTCCCAGGGCAGCTACGAGGAAAAACTGTGTCCGGACGGGCTCGTCTTCGACGACACCGATCCCAACCACGAACGCTGCGACATACCCGCCAACGTAGAATGCGGCGACCGGGTCGATTTAC AGGAGCCAAAGCCCAGCAAGGGCTGTCCCAGAGCAAACGGTTACTATCGTCATCCGGACCCTGAAGCTTGCGACAAGTTCTATAACTGCGTCGATGGTGTCCCCCACGAGCTTCCTTGTCCTCCAGGTTTGATCTACGATGACACAGCCAGCACGTGTGCCTGGCCAACTGCCAGCAAGAGGCAAGACTGTTTCAAGTCAAAGAAAG ATAGTTTAGACGATGGGTTCTCCTGCCCTGACGGAGAAGTGACCGGCCCAGACGGAAGGAGGCTCCCTCATCCAACTTTCGCCCACCCTGATGACTGTCAAAAGTTCTACATTTGCAGGAACGGAGTACAACCACAAAAGGGCTCGTGCTCTTACGGTTACGTATACAATGAAGACACGTTCACCTGCGATGATCCGGCAAATGTGGAAGGATG tgaaAACTATTACAAggataaagaaaacaaaaagaagccataa
- the LOC109601185 gene encoding protein obstructor-E-like has translation MVTGQSQTRGGHCLTSTPSGNCFSHFVQPVQRTHNMKLFLVTVLALAATANAQFKCPPKDGQYEDPVQCDKFYECTDGVAKEKLCPDGLVFDPLIRKINKCDQPFNVDCGDRTELQPPKPRGVCPRRNGFFAHQDPAVCNKFYNCIEGEYTEITCTAGLHFDEFSGTCVWPDAAGRSGCNEVGNTLKDGFQCPKEGQKDANGNLVVHPKYAHPTDCQRFYVCLNGQEPRDLGCQVGEVYNEESQRCDAPENVPGCEDWYKDEPESAPSKPTKKN, from the exons ATGGTAACTGGGCAGTCACAAACTAGAGGTGGACATTGTCTTACCTCTACTCCATCTGGTAATTGTTTTTCACATTTTGTTCAGCCGGTGCAACGCACACACAACATGAAATTGTTCTTGGTGACCGTTCTTGCTTTGGCAGCAACCGCAA ACGCCCAATTCAAGTGCCCCCCTAAGGACGGGCAGTACGAAGACCCGGTGCAATGTGATAAGTTCTACGAGTGTACCGATGGGGTTGCCAAGGAGAAGCTGTGCCCCGACGGTTTAGTGTTCGACCCCCTCATCCGCAAAATCAACAAGTGTGACCAACCCTTCAACGTGGACTGCGGCGATCGTACCGAGCTCC AACCACCGAAGCCCAGGGGAGTGTGCCCACGCCGTAACGGCTTCTTCGCCCACCAGGACCCGGCCGTCTGCAACAAATTCTACAACTGCATCGAGGGTGAATACACCGAGATCACCTGCACGGCCGGCCTGCACTTCGACGAGTTCTCCGGTACTTGCGTGTGGCCCGACGCGGCCGGAAGGTCCGGATGCAACGAAGTAGGAA ACACCTTGAAGGACGGCTTCCAGTGCCCCAAAGAAGGACAGAAGGACGCCAACGGTAACTTGGTGGTGCACCCCAAGTACGCTCACCCCACCGACTGTCAGAGGTTCTACGTGTGCTTGAACGGGCAGGAACCTAGAGACTTAGGTTGTCAAGTTGGTGAGGTGTACAACGAAGAATCCCAAAGATGCGACGCACCAGAGAACGTACCTGGATG TGAGGACTGGTACAAGGATGAGCCCGAGTCCGCTCCATCAAAGCCAACAAAGAAGAACTAA
- the LOC109601183 gene encoding zinc finger protein 726 isoform X2, which produces MEGQYTEVLRNMKLCRFCLTDEGELINIYERPNKDNKLSVPLPLQIMACTAIEVFSGDGMPQLLCTSCRNLTQLAYNFKTNAKKADDCLKLFLATGQLNKPQLKPVQPPGESELPSPDKNLGKFLKLANDSGQPKKVIKSEIITLSFDNNSGEQVSQSIEIQGEHDAEIDSMEVDMQEDSQESFHVQKESQVRSNIYSCTECDRSFPLKQLLDLHMINHNRERHFKCDQCDKKFFNKFDLKKHQTTHNDDRPYTCVVCEKTFNRETQLRRHEKVHYDAPKFNCTECQRVFLTKHHFDVHMEKHRKKRPFECKKCNKSFVFKQGLERHEAVHDENKPHKCNYCESSFSTAIKLTRHITTHAGLRPYPCKLCGRTFLLSHHLTRHMRSHYVSTPEKSIGEHKCDICSMSFRRKDFLINHSAIHSMVNLRCVICNTSFETADLVKAHISTHLSDLPFPCEKCDYSFNTQEQLEEHELKHAEMEYEVQIEQEVLAEAKQGEGEDSADLGDGSDYEHADVEEFTLTNDLDDPQIIRRNKPAFVEFLKDEADSDHERTDANFIEEDEDQEEIEEIKPIVRTEGTKVYTRKTNVQRKIPPTINPEQVGVAPLEQITQPELLDNLNVSQHPVTTTPTTTTTTPPETTSNVKAGMKVQKFILTKNEMKEMAKKGLLEMKDGKIILKTRSQSFVNATLKQITPNDLEAMIEKNQNPKTYQNKMAEAKRIENSMVSFNVDLNFGESASTE; this is translated from the exons ATGGAAGGCCAATACACGGAGGTTTTGCGCAACATGAAACTATGCCGTTTCTGTTTAACGGACGAGGGCGAACTGATTAACATTTACGAGAGACCGAACAAAGACAACAAGCTCTCTGTACCGCTGCCGTTGCAGATTATGGCGTGCACGGCGATCGAG gtGTTTTCCGGAGATGGAATGCCACAACTTTTGTGCACAAGTTGCAGGAATCTCACCCAACTGgcgtataattttaaaacaaacgcCAAAAAGGCGGACGACTGTCTCAAATTATTTCTGGCCACCGGACAGTTGAACAAGCCACAGTTAAAGCCAGTTCAACCACCTGGCGAGAGTGAG ctTCCGTCTCCTGACAAAAACTTGGGCAAGTTCCTCAAATTAGCCAATGATTCAGGGCAGCCGAAAAAGGTTATCAAAAGTGAAATCATCACATTAAGCTTCGACAACAACTCAGGAGAACAGGTGTCCCAATcaattgaaatacaaggagaaCACGATGCAGAAATTGATTCCATGGAAGTCGACATGCAGGAAGATTCTCAGGAATCATTCCATGTACAAAAAGAGTCGCAG GTCCGTTCAAATATATACTCGTGCACCGAATGCGACCGTTCGTTCCCGCTGAAACAATTACTGGACCTCCACATGATCAACCACAACAGGGAGCGTCACTTCAAGTGCGACCAGTGCGACAAAAAGTTCTTCAACAAGTTTGACCTGAAGAAGCACCAGACCACGCACAACGACGACCGACCCTACACCTGCGTGGTGTGTGAAAAGACCTTCAACAGAGAAACGCAGCTGCGCCGCCACGAGAAAGTACACTACGACGCCCCCAAGTTCAACTGCACCGAATGCCAACGGGTGTTCTTGACCAAACACCACTTCGACGTGCACATGGAGAAGCACCGGAAAAAGCGGCCGTTCGAGTGCAAGAAGTGCAACAAGAGCTTCGTCTTCAAACAGGGCCTGGAACGGCACGAGGCCGTGCACGACGAGAACAAGCCGCACAAGTGCAACTACTGCGAGTCCAGCTTCTCCACCGCCATCAAGCTGACCCGGCACATAACCACGCACGCCGGCCTGCGACCCTACCCGTGCAAGTTGTGCGGAAGGACGTTCCTGCTGAGCCACCACCTGACGAGGCACATGCGCAGTCACTACGTGTCCACGCCGGAGAAGTCGATCGGCGAGCACAAGTGCGACATCTGCAGCATGTCGTTCAGGAGGAAGGACTTCCTCATCAACCACAGCGCCATCCACTCCATGGTCAACTTGCGCTGCGTCATCTGCAACACCAGCTTCGAAACCGCCGACCTGGTTAAGGCCCACATATCCACCCACCTTTCCGACCTGCCGTTCCCGTGCGAGAAGTGCGATTACTCGTTCAACACGCAGGAACAGTTGGAGGAGCACGAGCTGAAGCACGCGGAGATGGAGTACGAGGTGCAAATTGAACAGGAGGTTTTGGCCGAAGCCAAACAAGGGGAGGGTGAAGATTCGGCTGATCTTGGAGACGGGTCGGATTATGAGCATGCAGACGTCGAAGAGTTTACCCTGACAAACGACTTAGATGACCCACAAATTATAAGGAGGAACAAGCCTGCTTTCGTAGAATTTTTGAAGGATGAAGCTGACTCTGACCACGAACGTACCGATGCTAATTTCATTGAGGAAGATGAGGACCAGGAAGAAATAGAAGAAATCAAACCCATTGTAAGGACGGAAGGTACGAAAGTGTACACCAGAAAGACCAACGTACAAAGGAAGATCCCCCCAACTATAAACCCTGAACAAGTCGGAGTAGCTCCCCTGGAACAGATCACCCAACCGGAGTTGCttgataatttgaatgtttcaCAACATCCTGTCACCACCAccccaacaacaacaacaacaacaccaCCAGAAACTACCAGCAACGTAAAGGCAGGTATGAAAGTACAAAAGTTCATACTAACGAAAAACGAAATGAAGGAGATGGCGAAGAAAGGCCTGCTAGAAATGAAAGACGGCAAAATTATACTGAAAACCCGCAGCCAATCGTTCGTAAATGCCACACTTAAGCAAATCACCCCCAACGATTTGGAGGCGATGATCGAGAAAAATCAAAATCCCAAGACCTATCAGAATAAAATGGCAGAGGCTAAACGCATTGAAAATTCGATGGTTAGTTTTAACGTTGATCTCAACTTTGGCGAGTCTGCttccactgaataa